tgtatgtatttgctgctattttcggtaaagatgacgttaaattttcaacaacatccttcaaaacgataagagcgtgcgagtaaaacaccttccacagaagcaccggcctctttcaaacgccagagctttTGAACGCCAAGGATGgtattcgatggactcttccacctcgtcatgtatgtactcaatttcatgatgggggctggactatggcatatatgtttgtatttgcagctctttttttataaagatgacataaaattttgcaacaacatccttcaaaccgCTAAGAGAGTGATAGTAAAacaacttctacagaaacaccattcTATCAAATGCCAGAACATGTTAGCAACGAGTATGGGAttcagacacacgtgtgcaaagcacaatggactagcagtccatcgccttaaccactctgCCAACTCATCTCGTATACACctttttctctggtggaggccggactgtggcacatatttgtaaatgtatgtttgtgcaactattttcggtaagatgactttcagttttgattcGATGGACTTGGCCACTTCataataaaattttgcaacaacatccttcaaaacgctaagagAGTGAGAGTAAAACAAGTTCCACAGAAGCACCAGGCTCTCTCGAATGCCATGACATattagcgacgaggatgggatttaaagagcacaatggattagcaatgCCAGCTGCTGAAGGATTGTCcatcaatatttcacaaatgttgaagatgAGAGCCAATTGGAGCGATTCGGTCCAACATTGTAGCCAATCACGTTGCAGCATCTCAACATTTGCAGCCAATCACGGACCGTAATtctcaacattttcaacatttgaccaatcagagtcatggCAATGGTAAAGCTGGGGAAGGAACCGTTCCAAGATTCACCGCTAGGTGTGCAGTCAAACAGGTTAgtcagatgtcaatcaattttcCGAACTGAGCCGAAGGTACACGAAGGAATAACAGGGTCATCTGGAGgcgggtcagaggtcaaaaaagTTCCTTGACCTTTAGTGATTTTCGACAAACAGCATCATTCGACAGAGCACAgcatcgttttgtttaaagttcaggattttttttctgatagtgatttcttaaaaaagataAGAAAATCTACATAATTGCACGtattaatgttttagtgtgttgtatttcaaatttggatACTTTAATCTAAGTTTAATTTATAGgagaaaaaatgtctgaaaaattcCACAAAGCCATGTCAGACGCTGACTGGATTTCACGTCTGAAAAAGTTTGCCAGCACAGGAGTTTGGCCATCAGATGAGGGCAACAGGAACAGGCCAGCTCCTCAATAAAAAAAGTGGCTTGAGATTTATCAAAGGGTGTGTATTTCGTTTACATGATATAACGTTTGTTGAAATTTGCTTAACTTGTTAGGCTtcagtacattcagtacagtatctgtgtaaaacatgtcatacttgtttttaaataataatgtgttttaaaatgcatgtattttgagatttacgtcgaataatttactatagtttgaCCGTTTATGAGAGAGATTTGAAAAGGTGGGGGAATGGATTATGAATGTACAATACAGCATGTGGTTTTAAAGCCTGAAATGTTCCTGTCCAGttcctcttatttttttttcttatagaggtaaagttggtgttatatttggatattcagacattctccttaataatatcatttcagaaaaaaattctttgcaaattctaaataggaaaatcatattagcagacaatgattaatgattatcaaagtacagcattgttcacagtgaattagataagtgttgatattgttttcaaatcatacttgcatgctaattccgatcgaatattcaaagtaatatggtaaacaatatagagacttctaaatgaacgaatgtgcgaatataaaaccaactttacctctatctttttcttttttggagatacaaactgtacaattacatattagataaatattacacacattctagaaacatagttaaattaatttacagagcTATTTTGTGCTTTATTAAAGGAGTCATTgagttaaaattatttattctatttttgccCATTGCAGTCTCGTGGACAGAGGAccttgcactcaaaaaaatgatatgttggctttaattaacttttttatgtcaacaggttccacgtaaccgagttaagttaccttaaagaaagaatattcatttgagtgaacttaagctagttacataaaggtaaggtaatgttgtttagttcaatcaacacaacatttataattaactttttaaatttaaattttaaatttatttacactgcgaaaaaaatcctttaaatttactgaaaaataccggcagtggttgccaggaattttctgtaaaaatacggaagttttatataactgttttaatttacagaaaataacaatatattatcaACTGATACAATGCTTAGTTCCCAAAAACCTAGTTTAGCTCACAAAAACGTAGTCATTCAAtgcactaatgtgttcatgtatgtataattagcaaacagattttcccTGTAtttgtaactacacagttacttttaaacaaaagaagatgcagcacaacatcagctatccttagtttatattggacttgcacacagatgctactatcctccacaacGGTGCACCATAAtagttcaatttattttatttcacttgttggtttctaaatttattcaacattttatttaatttgttaatttttgtatttttttctgttaatatttCACATtgaattttttagattttttatgccatgttcattactgttttgttgaccattgttaaataaatattgcatttataaatgactGGTCCATGACTTTTAAGTCCACTTTGTTTCAGTTTCTGTTTgtctttaacattttatttacattgtttatttatattgttaatactgtattattaataactaatttattatttttacattttctactctattttcattactgttctgttgacaattgttagataaataatgcatttataaataacTGACTACTCCCTGACTTTTAATTCTATACACTGTAGCTCTATGACATTTCTATAGAtcatttgtacattaaaatacagaacaataataaccataaccataagagtgtgtgtgagagagagtttatgtgcatgtgtgtgacatatgcgtgcgtgcctgtgtgtgtgcatgtgtgaaagagagagcgcgtgtgtgtgtgaaagagagagcatgtgtgtgtgtgtgttttccagagatgggttgtggctggaagggcatctgctgtgtaaaaacttgctggataagttggcggttcatctcgctgtggcaacctcggacTCTTGGTCCTCCATAATCATCACACTGAAGACTAATCTTGCGTACAATTCAGgcttaaatgtgaataaattatattttaaacatttaataaaataacagttatttaaaaatacaataacattttAGTGAGCAGAATAAGCTTATTATAAAGTATTCCAAACTTTTTACTGTGGCTGTATATTATAGTTATTACTACTATTTGttgtgcaacatttttttttttttcacatggtTGGAAGCCTTTGTTGAATCCACCTGTTTCTGATGTTTGCTGGGGAGCGATTCTGAATGTCTGGCAACTGtgcagagctaaaaaaaaaaaaaaaaagatcactgtaTTAAGTAGCTTGAGGGGACATGTGGTACATTGTCCAGTGGCTCCCAGTGCTTCAGCATCTCTGTACATGTTGTAGGTGGAGCTGGTGGTACTGCTGGTGCTGGTTGTGGCCAAATCATAGTGGGAACTATAGTGAAAGTTCAGTGGCATCTGAGGTAACAGGTGGATATTCTATTGATGGAGCAGGTGGAAGGAGTGGCTTTGGTGCTGGTTCAGATTCCTCGTCATCTCATCAAAATTCAACGGAAACTTGTTCAAATAGATTATAAtcgcatttgactttttttttcacttgaaatgacaatctttttgctaaattaaaataattcaacccATTCTTTAAACAGGGTTTTGCTTGTCACCCTAAAAGAGTTTTAcacaattattaatgttattccTAAAAACATCACGGTATTGATCAGAGGTTTTCTTTCACACTATTCTGTAATGTTCGCTCTTCcatctttatttttagagatacaaaatgtaataataagttttaaatgaatattctTATTTAAAGGCTTCATCCTAATCAGCTCAGACCtcgtttattttaaaagaatttaattcacagaaattagaaaaataagaacaagttgcatttcttttttaattctccccaaaattaaagaacttcagttaaaatgattaataatgtgTATCCATCAAAAGAATTCCTAAAATTAATATTTGATACTGAGAAGAACTTGCCAATTTTGTGAAAGTCATATTGAAAACACTGAGCATACTTTCTTCAACTGCATATACTCATGTACATGACTTATAATACATAATGTcacgcgcagaattccacagattttctgcagatttttagcccatcattaattctatttaatttgagtaaatgtgtgtaaatatatatttattcactttttaaattaataacagtaatattattgactaatatgaaaatgtttatctgatttatgtacaaagcagtttgtacagtaatattttctgtcttttagtagaaatattatacgagagacttgctttgtttaccagataaagtaaatctaattggatttgcattttaaacattaaataaaagtttaaaagatattattctttgttttttacatatttaggatttagttatgatactcccaaaatatttCGGCAgaaattaacagatttttatcaaaattctttgcagaaatagcaaaaaacgtcgacagattctgtctggccctactcatgacTCATAATACACAATGCATAATACAGAATGTCTCATGTCAATATCCATGTAAAccctttttacaataaacaagttaaatttggtGTAACTAAAACAAATTGTACACAGCATTACCTGGTTAACAACCTTTTATGCTTTGCAAAACATTCTTCATTTGTAAATGCAGGTTTTTGGACCTTCTCTTAAAGTGTGACTTTGAGATTATTAGACTCATGAAAGGCCTAATAAAAGTATCctctttcaatttttattttgctcacctaTAATTGCTGGTTAGTTATATATATGCAGACAGCATACAATATAATCTATCAGTCCACGTGAGCAGTACAATATGtattgcatattaataataattggaaTTTACAGATAGCTGAAGTCCTTCAGTAGTCTGTTGAGTACTGGAATTAACATGTAAGCTAACAAATCACTCATATTCTCGTTCACAATAGAGACACTGGGTTTCCCATACACCGATTTATTTGTAGTAATCTGggagttttcacatgaacatTTCTTTAAGGGAAACTAGTTGTCTACAGAAAGTTTAATTGTCTTCATGAAgaaaacttgtttatttttttttaaatcagtccatcaaaataaaagtgtagtgttttgaaaccaaagtcttcatttgttacccacaacacatcaagatttgatcaagtcaaaatctcataatctgacacaaatctgaTCTGTTGTAAATGGCGAATGGCATTGTGTAGTCTGATCAGGGCTTTATGGAGTCTGCATCAGTCTCTTACTGTCATTGCAAGTTCACACCGGCCGAGTTTATGTGGACTTTCATTCACCAACAAGTTTTGTGACACTGCAGACAAAAGCCCAAAATTGGAGGCAAATCGGTGTTTGTTCAAGGGAGTGAAAATCAAACAATGTGAataatcaaaaacacaatctaaGGGTGTAGGACAGTTTTCTCTGCATCTCCCCAAACATTTTCTCCTCCCTAATCTTTCTAATTCTCTTTTCAGAGCCGACCATTTGATTGCAGTGTGCAATGTGCACAAATTTGGTTCTCAGTTcattataacttaaaacacatatagagttattttgcTTTCTTGCAAAGAAGAAGTAGAAACTCTCACAACCTGGCACATCTTCACCCCTCTTCAGTTATTGAGTTTAAATCTTCAGGTTCAAAGGGTTTCATTCTAGTAACTTGAgatgtattcaagagttcacacttgtccCGAGATGCTATCCCATGCTATCCCGGGTGAGAGCCTTAAGCTCTGCTTGACAAGGCCTCattttttctctccattgtgaagcttcatgtgattgatgaggcttcttttatgtttaaagacctttccacactcactgcatcgaAAACGCTCGCCTGAGTGAAtcttcatgtgttgcttaatggagtctttgcatgtgagactctttccacactgatcacatgtggacactatggttccagtgtgaccattcgTGTGATTCATGAGCCTagctttggttgtgaagctctttccacaatgagcacaagcaaacggcttctctccggtgtgacttatcatgtggtgtttgagtgagcCTTTATGTGGAAaccttttaccacactctgtgcatgtgtaaggtttctctccagtgtgaatcctcatgtggatggtaaagttttgtttttgagaaaaacctttcccacactgtgtgcaaataaagcttctctctccagtgtgtgttCTCATGTGGGCTTCAAGATTGCCATTTTGCCTACAACTCTTTCCACACAGAGGGCAAGAGTacagcctctctccagtgtgaattctcatgtgcacttttaaagggccatgaaacccccttgtttcagcagggtgttttcacacctcttctttggaaaaagtcagaaaagtgggggtgtccagctctgtttaggggggagtgtcggaggaactaaagtgggagggtgtgggagtgtctatttgggcacgcgcgagtttcagtcaaaatacacaggagaaagggatggtgtttaacctacatggacatctgtaacgttagtcgaattatttgccaaattattaaatgttggactttaactgcagtttggctctttcattcagggaattcattcatgcctctcgcgacaaatgagatatttgattcgaagatctgctctaagcgtgtatttttcatgcaatgtttgataccgcacggcgaatgacagaaaaaaaactccgcatttcccggaaacttagatgcactcggcaggtagcgtccgaaagccgcgtgtgttattctggtcacaaaatgtggtgctaacatgtttgcactcaatgcaatagttaacttatttgatacgaacaaactgaatatacaaagagcactggtcgctcacttaccaaatctgtagagacaggacaatcaccagcaactagagccgcgtctttatgaagagaagactacatccggaatccggatttcagcgtttgcagatgagaacagctctcaggtaaacaataatcccccttagacacgtaaattattgttgtcgagcgtcgcgtacactgtaatccacacgtgatccagatgagctctcacagagagaaaatgaaaacgaaacttaatggcagcaaactgtaaaagcaacacttcacgcttgttttgccaacacaacgtggcgtctctgtggtgtaaagacggtgacactaatgaatattaatgaagttgcacaatagagcgcgctgattggtttgaaccaagccttactcatgcattaatgcatcacactgtaagacgtaataaggcacactctggcacagacgcccagtctgcacgctggaatacaacgctattatgtcatgaccgtgacgcagcttcaaaaattcgtttcaaacaggaagtacgaatttgcttgaaataacgcaaaaacaaccaatttacactttttagtgaaatataggtgtcctaatagtgtttttagcagtgtgggacacatatatgactgtcaacagctcaaaaaatgtgttttggtgtttcgtgaccctttaagtttcctgtattatagaagctttttttcacactgtttgcaggtgtaaggtttctccctagtgtggtcaaggtttggcttttgactgaaactctttctactctgtttacagctgaaattacaccTAGACTTGGATTTCCGAGGTTTTCCgtgtgatgaagtctttttagtgagtgtgggtttttcatcagtcgttaTTTCTTGTTGTTTCTCTTCCATTTCATTCTTTTGATGTGTCTCTTCTGTCAGGACTATCAGGTcttcaaaaaagaacaaaaaagtgaactttagtatGAAGGCTCAAAGTGGCAAGCATGAAATGTTTAccctaaatattaaaatgagcttaccatttactctccatcatgtggttttaaacatttcctgtcttctggaacacaaagtaagccagcatttttatcacaatatcttattttgtcctcaacagaatcaagaaactcattaaggtttaaaaccacacaatggaaagtaaatggtgaggctattttcacTTCTGTGTCAgaaagtcataccaacactgactcacataatcaacacatctcttgactctggtttattccccactgtattactactgtaattgtgaatctttactgttcctgtttcaacagggtgctcttgctaaacgGAGCAATGGCAGAGAAAGACTTCCAGTGCaaactttgttaagatgctgcaatctaatcgtgggaaagacacttgctcctgagcagattcgagcttggggatgtgttgctgtcacaccaacaagtctgccgtgagtttcaaagcacacattatactgactagttgccaacttaaatgtactctctcATTTCCAGCATTCActgagactcacacacacactcaagcagtttggccatgtttaaaaccacatctggcagctgtgggattcgaacccacggctccaaagagactggagcctaaatccagcgcttTAGACCACTACGAGCAGAAGCGTGCAGTATCattttgcaagtctgtttgctcaagcagagaggtcattctcaagcatcctaaaaggactgcctggcagcggtgggtatcgaacccacgcccccgaagagactggagccttaatccagcaccTTAGACCACTCAGCCACGCTACCTTgccaagctgctttccctgagcagttttcccaccaacttgtttcaagtagcgcaacagctctgggaaatcagttgaatttggccatgcattactggagctcctccacaaagaaagagagctgcttaataccagcttaggaagcactcccaccttcctgtcaaccacagttctgtctctattagagcacacctcaaggcatttgaagtctactccaaacagcagccagctgcgatgcatttaagcacctgattacaaggtaactgttatttcacaaaagagtgagttactgattccatcacagcagaccccacattgttgttattatattcaaatccagttatagagtattactactctaattgtgaatctttactgttcctgtttcaataaggtgctcttgctaaaaggagcaatggcagagagagacttcaaaatgctgcaatctaatcgtgggaaagacacttgctcctgagcagattcgagcttggggatgtgttgctgtcacaccaacgagtctgccgtgagtttcaaagaacacattatactgactagttgccaacttaaatgtactctcatttccagcgttcactgagaacgcgcacacactcaagcagtttgtgtttaaaaccacatctggcagcggtgggattcgaacccacgcctccgaagagactggagcttaaatccagcgccttagaccccctCGGCCACACTACCCTAGATGTatccatgcagtggtcccttttctgcccttttttacggaagcagaacagcagagaagacgcagagcttcctagtgaagcccttaaaCTTTGACCAAGGAGTCTACGTTTGGATGTGAGCTGAAGCGtacagtatcactttgcaagtctgtttgctcaagcagagaggtcattctcaagcatcctaaaaggactgtcTGGCAGCGGATCGGATTCAAACCCACACccacaaagagactggagcctaaatccagcgcttTAGAGCCCTTGGCTACGCTATCCCAGATGACTCCATGCAGTGGTccgttttctgcccaattttacggaagcagagaggacgccgagcttcctagtgaagcccttcaactttggccaaggagtctacgtttGGATGTGAGTGGAAGCATGCAGAGTtactttgcaagtctgtttgctcaagcagagaggtcattctcaagcatcctaaaaggactgcctggcagcgatgggattcaaacccacgcccccgaagagactggagccttaatccagcgccttagaccgcttggccacgctaccttgccactcccaccttcctgtcacacagttctgtctctatttgagcacacctcaaggcatttgaaatCTACTCCATACGGCAGCCAGCTGTGAtacatttaagcacctgattacaaggtaactgttaatgttttagtgtgttgtatttcaaatttgAATACTTAAATTCAAAACCTTTTATTTATAGgagaaaaaatgtctgaaaaatctCATAAAGCTATGTCAGACGCTGACTGGATTTCACGTCTGAAAAAGTTTGCTAGCACAGGAGTTTGGCCATCAAATGAGGGCAACAGGCCAGCTCCTCGACAAAGAAAGTGGCATGAGATTTATCAAAGGGTGTGTATTTCGTTTACATGATATAATGTTTGTTGAAATTTGCTTAACAGAGTTACGTTAACTTGTTAGGCTtcagtacattcagtacagtatctgtgtaaaatatgtcatacttgtttttaaatattaaagtgttttaaatttcatgtattttgagatttacgttgaataatttagtaagtttgaccgtttatgagagagatctgaaaaggtgGGGGAATGAATTATGAGTGTACAGTACACAGCATGTGGTTTTAAGGCCTGAAATGTTCCTGTCCAGTTCCTCTTATTCTTCTTTTCGTTTTTAGAGATACAaactgtacaattacgtaataaataaatattgcacactCTAAAAACAGTGataaattaatttacagagcTATTGTGTGATTCATTAAGGGAGTCATTGAGTTAAAATTCTTGTTtagttataaaagttttttgtattgtataaaattatttaatatatctttcATGATTTTTTCAGATTGAGAAATGCCCATTGCAATCTCGTGGGCAGAGGACTTTGCTTGGAGGTGTGCTGAAATGCACATGTGGTTTTCAcactcaaaaggtacatttttgaatcaatatgtgtttatttttatttactagaaTGGCTGTCCTTTTTcatgattatatgtatttttgtgattatttttagcAGAGTACTGCTTCTGCTGCTCCTGCACAAATGGT
The Danio rerio strain Tuebingen ecotype United States chromosome 4, GRCz12tu, whole genome shotgun sequence genome window above contains:
- the LOC141381537 gene encoding uncharacterized protein, with protein sequence MEEKQQEITTDEKPTLTKKTSSHGKPRKSKSRCNFSLHMRIHTGERLYSCPLCGKSCRQNGNLEAHMRTHTGERSFICTQCGKGFSQKQNFTIHMRIHTGEKPYTCTECGKRFPHKGSLKHHMISHTGEKPFACAHCGKSFTTKARLMNHTNGHTGTIVSTCDQCGKSLTCKDSIKQHMKIHSGERFRCSECGKVFKHKRSLINHMKLHNGEKK